In Drosophila busckii strain San Diego stock center, stock number 13000-0081.31 chromosome 3R, ASM1175060v1, whole genome shotgun sequence, the sequence AGGCAAGTGCTCTTAATGAGAAATGCATCTTAGTGGATGAGAACGACAAGGCCATTGGGGCTGCATCTAAGGCTGACTGCCATCGAGTACATCCGGAGACTGGAGACGTTAAGTTGCATCGAGCCTTCAGCGTTTTCCTTTTCAACAGTCAAGGAGATATGCTGGTGCAACGCCGCTCAGTGCATAAAGTATgaagatttatttttacttttgagTATATGATATTAACCACTTTTATTTTAGATAACATTTCCTGACACTTACACGAACGCGTGCTGCAGTCATCCTTTGCATGACATAGAGCAGGAGCGACAAGAGTCCAACGCCTTGGGCATACGCTTGGCAGCCCAGCGACGACTCAATTTTGAATTGGGCATACCAACACATGAGATTCAGCCCGAACACTTTCACTTTTTGACTCGCATACATTATGCCAACACAGGCGATGGTGTGTGGGGTGAGCATGAGATTGACTATATCCTTTTCCTGCAGAAGGACGTCACACTCAAGCCCAATGCTAATGAGGTAAGCGAAGTGCGCTATGTGAAGCGCCAAAAAATTGACGATGCTATCGCCAAATTGGACGCTCCATTGACCCCATGGTTTGATCTTATACTGCATCACCGACTCAAACAATGGTGGGATAATTTGCATAGACTCAAACAGTTCGAAGATTTACACAACATACATCGTTTTTAAGAGCAAATAATACATAGCGCTGCATTCAGCGCGAAggcaaaccaaaaatatttgtgaaacCTCATTTAAATTCGATATATCTTTATTCAAATGGAAATTGGTGTGAGTGCgcgtgtatatatgtatatgggtATGTGAGTGTGAGCACAAAGCTCTTTTCATGCACCTCGGTTAGAGTTAGTTCATCAGttcagttttatatatataatatataaatgtataacaaaatatagtgtatgtatgcatatgcatagcaataacttattgtttttataatgttggatattatataaatattaagctctTAAATGATCACATCACGTTTACCATAATCATCAATCTTCTCGAATCGCACAGTCAGCGAGCCTCTTAGGCCCAcaacgaacaacaaaaaaataaatatttacaaaaattgtacTACAAACTAAACTATTCTTAATTGGTTGGTGTACAAAAAAACCAGGAAAAGTAAAATAACCCTTAAGCTAAATACAGGAAAAAGACATGAAAAACAATATAGCTGCagcatttaacatttagcGCTTATGAATGCGATATGAAGCGTACGCTTCAAGGTGTGAAACGGTTGGCTGCGGTGTAAATTGGCACTACCTTGGCACCATTTAGTGGGTAGTACAAtacaagtaaacaaaacattgcCTACAAAGTTCCAACaacttaaaactaaacttGCGAATTTTGACAAAAATTTGCAcatcatatgtatatactatagaCGTTTGCTAGCAAATCGCATGTGAATGCGTCGTTATTGTGTTTGCGTGTTAAAAGTGTGAGTAAAGTTCGCGTTTGGGTCAGGGTAAGGACATCCTGAATTCGATTTGTAGTTAAGGCACTTGGTGTGAGTCTATCGTGAATCTCAGGCTCGTTGTATAAGTGCTAGCACCGTTTAGGACAAGCCAAATAGTTTTAAGGCGTTAAAGGCAGTAGCCAAGGCTACCTCATCAGGCGTTTTCTTCATGAATGCAGCAATCATTTCCACAATTGCTGGCAGACTGCATGGCTCATTACGTTGAAATGTGCAATATCTGCAAAGTAACAACATGCTTAAGTGCAAACGACCGCTCCCAAGGACAACCATTCCAACTTACCTATGTAAGTACAGCAACGAGCGTTCAGTAATGCCACTCTTTACATGCTGTGGTAACTTGGAGGCTCTAGTGTTTGGATACATGAATGGAGCAT encodes:
- the LOC108603220 gene encoding isopentenyl-diphosphate Delta-isomerase 1, which encodes MLKARWTLWPRLQLLRRCSYTSVGQPREANLEIHDPLQASALNEKCILVDENDKAIGAASKADCHRVHPETGDVKLHRAFSVFLFNSQGDMLVQRRSVHKITFPDTYTNACCSHPLHDIEQERQESNALGIRLAAQRRLNFELGIPTHEIQPEHFHFLTRIHYANTGDGVWGEHEIDYILFLQKDVTLKPNANEVSEVRYVKRQKIDDAIAKLDAPLTPWFDLILHHRLKQWWDNLHRLKQFEDLHNIHRF